The Bradyrhizobium barranii subsp. barranii genome segment TGCCTGCTCACTCGGTCGCTTCCATGCGGTTTCGGTCCACGACCCACAGCGTCCGTCGCATCATGCCTTCGACAATTGCCGCCGACTCGCTTGGACGCAGATAGATCGCCGTGGACTTGAGCAGCCATGGCAACACCGGTTGCTCGAGTCGCTCCTCATAGGCGCGGCGCATCATGTCGAATGCCTGCAGGCCGGGTCCCGCCAGGATCACATGGTGTGGGCGCAGCACGGATATCGTTGCCTCGGGGCGTTCGTGCCGAAGATGAAAAGGCCCGGTCGCGGTGGCGACCGGGCCTTTTTCGTTCGTACCGAGTAGCGTGCTTACGCGGCGGTCGACGCCTTCCGCGCCGCCTTCTCCTGCGCCGCGGCCGCCTCGTCCTTGCGGATCTCCGACAGGCGCTTCTGCACTTCCGCCGAGAAGATGTACTGCGCCGGACGCTGCTTGGTCATGTCGATCTCGGGCGCCATCGGGCCCGTGGTCCTGATGCCGCGCAGCGACACCCACATCGCCTTCAGCGGGTGGCTGATGGCAGCGGTCGCAGCCGTCGGCTCGTAGCCGCAATGGGCCATACAGTCGGCGCACTTCTCGTACTTGCCGGTGCCGTAGGTTTCCCAATCGGTGGTGTCCATCAGCTCCTTGAAGGTCTTGGCATAGCCTTCACCGAGCAGATAGCAGGGCTTCTGCCAGCCGAAGATGTTGCGCGCGGGCATGCCCCACGGCGTGCACTCGTATTCCTGGTTGCCGGCGAGGAAGTCCAGGAACAGGCCGGAATGCATGAAGTTCCACTTCTTGCCCTTGCCCATCGCGAAGACGTCGCGGAACAGCTTCTTGGTCTTGGTGCGGTTGAGGAAGTGCTCCTGGTCCGGCGCACGCTCATAGGCATAGCCCGGCGACATCGAGACGCCGACACCGAGCTCGACGGTGAGGTCGAGGAATTTTGCGATCTCCTCGGCCGGATGGCCGTCGAAGATGGTGGCGTTGACGTTGACCGTGAAGCCGCGCGCCTTGGCCGCCTTGATCGCGGAGACGGCGCGGTCGAACACGCCCTTCTGCGACACGGCCTTGTCGTGATGGTCCTTCAGGCCGTCGAGATGCACGGAGAAGAACAGGTACGGGGAGGGCGTGAACAGGTCGAGCTTCTTCTCGAGCAGCAGCGCGTTGGTGCAGAGCGAGACGAACTTCTTGCGCTCGACGAGGCCGCGCACGATCTCGCCGATCTCCTTGTGGATCAGCGGCTCGCCGCCGGGGATGGCGACCATCGGCGCGCCGCACTCGTCGGCCGCGTCCCAGCACTCCTGGGCGGTCATGCGGCGGTTGAGGATCGCATCCGGATAATCGATCTTGCCGCAGCCGACGCAGGCGAGGTTGCAGCGGAACAGCGGCTCCAGCATCAGCACGAGCGGATAGCGCTTGCGGCCAAGCAGTTTCTGCTTGAGCAAATAGCCGCCGATACGCATTTCCTTGAAGAAGGGGATAGCCATTACAAGTTTCTTTCTGGGCTAGGAATTCGGGTGGGTCAGCTCGCAGCCAGTTCGGCCGGAAGCCGGAATTCGATGTTTTCCTCGCGGCCCGGCAGCACCGAGACCTTGACTGGTCCGATCCGCCGCATCGCTTCGATCACGTCATCCACGAGTACCTCAGGCGCCGAAGCGCCGGCCGTGACGCCGACGCTCTTGGCATCTTTCAACCACTCCGGATTGAGCGCGCTGCCGTCGGCAATCAAATAACTCGCGACGCCGGCCTCAGTGCCGATTTCGCGGAGCCGGTTCGAGTTCGAGCTATTGGCAGCGCCCACCACCAAGATCACGTCGACCAGCTTGCTCAAGTCCCTTACCGCAGATTGGCGGTTCTGTGTCGCATAGCAGATATCCCGGATATCCGGGCCTTGAATATCTGTAAAGCGGGCCTGGAGGGCCGCAATAATGTCCTTGGTGTCGTCGACCGACAGGGTGGTCTGGGTGATGTAGGCCACTGGCGTATCTGCCTGCAGCGTCAAGGCCTTAACCTCTTCAACGCTTTGGACGAGCAGCACCGGGGCGGGAACCTGGCCATCGTGCCCTCGACCTCGGGGTGGCCGGCATGGCCGATCAGGATCAGGGTGCGGCCCCTGGAGATGTAGCGTTTCCCCTGATTGTGAACTTTCGTGACCAGGGGGCAGGTGGCATTGAGCACCGGAAGGTCGCGCGCGGCAGCCTCTTCCTCGACGCTGCGGGCGACGCCATGGGCACTGAAAACGGTCACGGCTTTCGGCGGAACCTCGGACAATTCCTCGACGAAGATCGCGCCCTTGTTCTTCAGGCTCTCGACCACGTACTTGTTGTGCACGATCTCGTGGCGCACGTAGACGGGCGGGCCGTACTTCTCCAGCGCCCGTTCCACGATCTCGATCGCACGTACCACGCCGGCGCAAAAGCCGCGCGGCTGCGCTAGATAAACTTCCATAGGACGCCCATCACGCAATTTGCACCAATCCGCTTCTCAAGTCCCCGGCGGCACTTCGATACTGCCCAATGAGTTGCAATAACCGCACCATTGGTTTCGCGCACGCGGTAACCGCCCACCCTACTTGGGCCCCGGCGCATGGAGGCACAGCACTTTGTGTCAAAAAATCGGCACAAAGGAAAGACCAGAATGAAACCCTGGTTCCGTTACCGTGCGCATCCGCGGTATTATAATAGGGCATGCGCTCTGAGCAAAATGGCGACATTTGCGCTCACCGCTTCGCCACTTTCCCGCCTCAAGTCACCGGCTATACCGACCGCCCCGCATGATTTTGCCACGGTCTGTCGCCGTTTACCTCGAACCTTCGTGCGGCGAGAACCACTCAAAACAGCAATAGGTTTCGCCGGGGAACTCCGATAAACAGCGGGCGTTTCCGGCAAGCTGTTAACCGCAGAAAGAAAAGATGCTGCAAAGCGTAGTCGTTGCCATCGTCAGGGCCTGCACCCGGTTTGCCTCCCTCGTCGTCGTTCTCGGGCTCCTGCTTTCGGTCGGGGCGGGCTATTACACGTCTAAGCATTTCGCCATCAACACCGACATCAATTCGCTGATTGCCCAGAATTTGGACTGGCGCCAGCGCGACCAGCAATTCGACCGTGCCTTCGACCGCGACGCGACAATTCTCGCGGTCGTCGAGGCCAGGACGCCGGAGATGGCGACCGCGGCAGCGGATGCGCTCTTCGCCAAGCTGAAGGACAACAAGACCGACTTCCAGTCGATGCAGCAGCTCGGCACCGGCGAGTTCTTTGAGAAGAACGGCTTGCTGTTCCTGCCGACCGAAGAGGTCGGCAAGATCACCAGCCAGTTCGAATCCGCAGCGCCCCTGGTCGAGATCATGGCCGGTGATCCCTCGATCCGCGGCCTGACCGGCGCGCTGGAGACGGGACTTGCCGGCGTCAAGCGCGGCCAGGTCAAGCTCGACAATACCGCGCGGCCCTTCAATCAGATCGCGCAAACGGTCGAGACCGTGCTCAACAAGGGCAAAGCGAGCTTCTCCTGGCGTGAGCTCGTCAGCGACGAGCCGCTGACGGATTCCGATAAGCGCGCCTTCATCGAGTTCAAGCCGATCCTGGACTACAACGCGCTGGAGCCCGGCAAGGGCGCCACCGACGCGATCCGCAAGGCGGCAGTTGATCTGGATTTTGCGAACAAGTACCAGGCACGAGTGCGACTGACCGGTCCGGTCCCGATCGCCAACGAGGAATACGCCACCGTCCAGGAAGGCGCCGTCGTCAACGGCGTCGGCACTGTGCTGGTCGTGCTGCTCATCCTGTGGATGGCGCTGCACTCGTCGAAGATCATTTTCGCGGTGTTCGTCAATCTCTTCGTCGGCCTTGCGCTGACGACCGCTGCCGGCCTGATGATGGTCGGCTCGTTCAATTTGCTGTCGATCGCGTTCGCCGTGCTGTTCGTGGGACTGGGCGTCGATTTTGGTATCCAGTACAGCGTCCGCTACCGCTCGGAGCGCTACAAGCACAACGATCTCTCCGGCGCGCTGGTGCTTGCCGCCAAGCGCTCCGCGGTGCCGCTGTCGCTGGCGGCAATGGCGACCGCCGCCGGCTTCCTCTGTTTCCTGCCCACCGATTACAAGGGCATCTCCGAGCTCGGCCAGATCGCCGGCGTCGGCATGCTGGTGGCGTTCCTCTCCAGCATCACCGTACTGCCCGCAATGCTGAAGCTGTTGAACCCGCCCGGTGAGCAGGAGCCCGTCGGTTATGCCTTCCTGGCGCCGCTCGATTACTTTCTGGAGAAGCACCGTGTGCTGGTCGTGGGCGGCACGTTGCTGCTGGCGCTCGCCGGCCTGCCGCTGCTCTACTTCCTGAAGTTCGACTTCAACCCGATGAACCTGCGCAACCCGAAGGCCGAGTCGATCGCGACCTTCCTCGATTTGCGCAAGGATCCGAACACCGGCGCCAACGCCATCAACGTGATGACCACGTCCGAGGAGCAGGCGAGGCAGGTCGAGGCGAAGCTGGAGAAGGTGCCGGAGGTGCTGCGCGTGATGTCGCTCGACAGCTTCGTGCCGACCGACCAGGCGCCAAAGCTGAAGCTGCTCGCGCAGGGCGCCAAGGTGCTCAACCCCGCGCTCAATCCTGACCAGGTCGACGCTGCGCCAACGGACAAGGAAAACGTCGAGGCGTTGAAATCCTCGGTCGACAATCTGCGCCGGACCGCCGGTGACACGAAGGGCCCGGGCGCCGTCGCCTCGCGCCGGCTGGCGGACGCGCTCGAAAAGCTCGCCAATGGCGACGAGGCCACGCGGAACAAGGCGCAGGACGTGTTCGTCACGCCGCTGAAGATCGCGTTCGGCCAGCTCAGGAACGCGATGCAGGCCGGGCCGGTCACCCTGGCCTCACTGCCCCCCGAGCTCGTCAGCGCCTGGAAGAGCAAGGACGGGATCATCCGCGTCGAGGCGCAGCCGAAGGGCGATCCCAACGACAACGACACGCTGCGCAAGTTTGCAGCCGCCGTGCTCGCTGCCGAGCCGACCGCGATCGGCGGGCCGGTCTCGATCCTGAAATCCGGTGACACCGTGGTGAAGGCGTTCATCCACGCCGGCATCTACGCGCTGCTGGTGATCGGCCTGTTGCTTTGGATCACGCTGCGGCGGTTCGTCGACGTGCTGATGACGCTCGTGCCGCTGCTGGTCGCCGGCGCGGTCACGCTCGAAATCTGCGTGTTGATCGGCCTGCCGCTCAACTTCGCCAACATCGTCGCGTTCCCACTGCTGCTCGGCGTCGGCGTCGCCTTCAAGATCTATTATGTCGTGGCTTGGCGCTCGGGCAGGACAAACCTGCTCCAGACCAGCCTGACGCGCGCGATCTTTTTCAGTGCGCTGACGACGGCGACCGCGTTCGGCAGCCTGTGGCTGTCGAGCCACCCCGGAACGTCCAGCATGGGCAAGCTGCTCGCACTCTCGCTGGTGACGACGCTTGCCGCAGTGCTGCTGTTCCAGCCAGCCCTAATGGGCAAACCCCGCAATCTCAGGGAGTAGGCAGATGTCGCCGACCGGGTCGGCGGCGTTCTTCTGACCGGGCTTGGCGGTGGTGGTGGCGGTCTTCGGGGCCGCGGGGGCAGGGGCCGGCGCAGTGGCGACGGTCGTGCCGCCTGTTGTGGTGCCGCCCGTGGTGCCGCCTGTGGTGCCTTGGGCTTTCGGCGCCGCGCCGGTGGGCTTCGGCGCACCCTTGGCCATGGCATTGGCGGTGCTCAAAGGAATCGGCGGGGCGACGCGGGTCCAGGTCTCGCCGCCGCAGAGGAAGCCCATCACGCAGCCCTTGATTTCGAGCTGGTCGGTGCCGACGGGCGTGATGGTTGCGCTGTAGAGCTGGCCGTCCTTGGCGTTGTAGACCTGCCCTTCCCACTGATCGACGCCGGGCTTCTTCTTCATGTCGATCAGGGTCGCCATGCCCAGCGTCGGCCTGGTCTTTTTCGATGCATCCGGATTGTATTCATCGCGGCCGCCGGGCTGTTTTTCCCAGGAAACCGCGCCCCACATGCTGCCATTGCATTGGGCGACACGAATGTTGGCGACGGCGTCGGCGACCCGCCAGTCGCCGGTGGGATCGGCGGCGAGCGCGGGTGTCAGGCAGGTGTAACCACCAGCCAGTATTAGTCCGGTGTAAAGGGCTAAACGCATGATAGTTCCTTGGCAGTGCAACATGGTTTAAAGCTGTGCTTGCGAAGATGGTCCGAAAAAGGGCAAAAGGCCGCACAGACCGTTTTCGGTAACGGTCCCTTTTCAGTTGACGAGCCGGCCCTCAAGCGAAGTATGTAGCGGATGCACAGCCCAAATCCAGACATGTCTCAGCTATTCGCGGACCGTCAGGCCCAGCGCAGCACCCTGCATAATCGGTATCTGAACGAACAGTTCGTTCGGGTTCTCAAGACCATCGGCTACGATGTCGGCTTCCAGAGGGGGCAGGGGCAGTATCTCTACGATCGCGAGGGGGCGCGCTATCTCGACCTGTTGTCCGGCTTTGGCGTGTTCGCGATCGGGCGCAATCACCCTGTCATGCGCGAGGCGCTCAAGAGCGTGCTCGATGCCGACCTGCCCAATCTGGTCCAGTTCGACGTCTCAGTGCTCGCCGGCGTGCTCGCCGAGCGGCTGCTAAAATACGTCCCCTATCTCGACAAGGCGTTCTTCGCCAATTCCGGCGCCGAATGCGTCGAAGCGGCGATCAAGTTCGCCCGCGGCGCCACAGGCCGTCCCGGCATCGTCTATTGCGCCCACGGCTATCATGGCCTGACCTACGGCGCGCTGTCGCTGACGGGTGATTCGAACTTCCGTACCGGCTTCGAGCCGCTGCTGCCCGGCTGCACCTCGATTCCGTTCAACGACCTCGCCGCGCTCGAAAAGGCGCTGGCCTCGCGCGAGGTCGCGGCCTTCGTCGTCGAGCCGATCCAGGGCAAGGGCGTCAACATGCCCACCGACGAGTTCCTGCCGGGTGCTGCCGCGCTCTGCAAGAAATACGGCACGCTGTTCGTCGCCGACGAGATCCAGACCGGTATGGGCCGCACCGGCCGCTTCCTGGCGGTCGAGCACTGGAACGTCGAGCCCGACATGGTGCTGCTGTCGAAGTCGCTGTCCGGCGGCCATGTGCCGGTCGGCGCCGTGCTGACGCGCAAGAGCATCTTCGACAAGATCTTCAACCAGATGGACCGCGCGGTGGTGCACGGCTCCACCTTCTCCAAGAACGATCTGGCGATGGCCGCGGGCATCGCGACGCTCGACGTCATGGAGTCCGAGAAGCTGATCGAGTCCGCCGCCAAGCGCGGCGCCGAGCTGCGCCTCGCGCTGACCCGCATGGTGCCCGGCTACGAGTTGATGAAGGAAGTGCGCGGCAAGGGCCTGATGATCGGCGTCGAGTTCGGCCCGCCGAAGTCGCTGCGGCTCCGGGCGTCCTGGAACGTGCTGGAAGCTGCCAACAAGGGCCTGTTCTGCCAGCTCATCACCGTGCCGCTGTTCAAGGACCACAAGATCCTCACGCAAGTCGCCGGTCACGGCAGCCACACCATCAAGCTGCTGCCGCCGCTCACCATTACCGAGGAAGATTGCGGCTGGATCGAGCGCGCCTTCGACGACGTCATCGCCGGCAGCCACAAGGTCCCCGGCGCGATCTGGTCGCTCGGCAAGACGCTGGTGGACAACGCGGTGCGGCGGTCGGCGTAAATTCGCCGATCTATCTCAGCGGTCGTCATTGCGAGCGAAGCGAAGCAATCCAGTATCCCTCTGCGGATGCGGGCTGGATTGCTTCGCTCCGCCAGCTACCCCTCTACATTCGCCTTCATCGCCGCCTCGAACTTGTCGACGAATTCGGCGAGCTCGTCGGCGCCGATATCGCTGACGGCCCAGAAGTTCAGGCCGCGATTGCCCCAGCGGCGGCAGTTGAAGCCCTGCATGGTCTCGGTCTTCGGCGCGCGATATTCCGCGTTCGATGTCTGCGACACGAACAAATTGATCACGTGCTGCCGGCGCTTGTAGACGACGGCGCCAATGGCGCGGGCGTCGATATAGTCGAGCCGGCCGCCGACCAGCGTGAAGCCTTGCGCGGTGAGATCGATCACGGGCGGGGCGACGTCGAGCTTGCCGTTGAACCACGGCTTCACGGTGTGCTGGTCTGTGGAGACCACGTCGATGAGATGGCCGGCCTGAAGCGAGCGCAGATGCGCGGAGACGACCTCCGACAGGATGCGCTGCTGGTCGTCCTGGCGCAGCACCACGGCGACGACGCCGGAGGCGGCGAGCGCGGAGACGGCAGAGCCCATCGCAAAGCCGCGCAGCACGGAGCGGCGGGTCGGTTGCCGGCGCTGCGGCTGTGGCAGCGAGGCTTCGATCCGGGCGCGCAGGCTAGCCGGCGCGGCATAGCGCAAATCGGTGTCGGCCAGCACGCGCTGCATCTCGCGTTGTGCGGCAAACTCCGCGGCGCAGTCCGGGCAACTGGCAATGTGGGCTTCGACCTCGCGCGCGTGGCCGGCATCGAGCTCGTTGTCGAGCAGCGCGTGAAGCAGGATTTTTGCTTCGTCGCAGGTCATCTCGAGTGCTCCTCTTCCGCCGTCCAGGCCGCGCGCAGCATGGCGCGGGCGCGGGCGAGGCGGGACATCACGGTGCCGACGGGGGCGCCGACGGCCTCGGCGATTTCACGATAGGACAGGTTGTTGATCTCCCGCAGCACGAATGTTTCCTTGAACGGTTCGGCGA includes the following:
- the hpnH gene encoding adenosyl-hopene transferase HpnH, whose product is MAIPFFKEMRIGGYLLKQKLLGRKRYPLVLMLEPLFRCNLACVGCGKIDYPDAILNRRMTAQECWDAADECGAPMVAIPGGEPLIHKEIGEIVRGLVERKKFVSLCTNALLLEKKLDLFTPSPYLFFSVHLDGLKDHHDKAVSQKGVFDRAVSAIKAAKARGFTVNVNATIFDGHPAEEIAKFLDLTVELGVGVSMSPGYAYERAPDQEHFLNRTKTKKLFRDVFAMGKGKKWNFMHSGLFLDFLAGNQEYECTPWGMPARNIFGWQKPCYLLGEGYAKTFKELMDTTDWETYGTGKYEKCADCMAHCGYEPTAATAAISHPLKAMWVSLRGIRTTGPMAPEIDMTKQRPAQYIFSAEVQKRLSEIRKDEAAAAQEKAARKASTAA
- the hpnN gene encoding hopanoid transporter HpnN; the protein is MLQSVVVAIVRACTRFASLVVVLGLLLSVGAGYYTSKHFAINTDINSLIAQNLDWRQRDQQFDRAFDRDATILAVVEARTPEMATAAADALFAKLKDNKTDFQSMQQLGTGEFFEKNGLLFLPTEEVGKITSQFESAAPLVEIMAGDPSIRGLTGALETGLAGVKRGQVKLDNTARPFNQIAQTVETVLNKGKASFSWRELVSDEPLTDSDKRAFIEFKPILDYNALEPGKGATDAIRKAAVDLDFANKYQARVRLTGPVPIANEEYATVQEGAVVNGVGTVLVVLLILWMALHSSKIIFAVFVNLFVGLALTTAAGLMMVGSFNLLSIAFAVLFVGLGVDFGIQYSVRYRSERYKHNDLSGALVLAAKRSAVPLSLAAMATAAGFLCFLPTDYKGISELGQIAGVGMLVAFLSSITVLPAMLKLLNPPGEQEPVGYAFLAPLDYFLEKHRVLVVGGTLLLALAGLPLLYFLKFDFNPMNLRNPKAESIATFLDLRKDPNTGANAINVMTTSEEQARQVEAKLEKVPEVLRVMSLDSFVPTDQAPKLKLLAQGAKVLNPALNPDQVDAAPTDKENVEALKSSVDNLRRTAGDTKGPGAVASRRLADALEKLANGDEATRNKAQDVFVTPLKIAFGQLRNAMQAGPVTLASLPPELVSAWKSKDGIIRVEAQPKGDPNDNDTLRKFAAAVLAAEPTAIGGPVSILKSGDTVVKAFIHAGIYALLVIGLLLWITLRRFVDVLMTLVPLLVAGAVTLEICVLIGLPLNFANIVAFPLLLGVGVAFKIYYVVAWRSGRTNLLQTSLTRAIFFSALTTATAFGSLWLSSHPGTSSMGKLLALSLVTTLAAVLLFQPALMGKPRNLRE
- a CDS encoding DUF2147 domain-containing protein, yielding MRLALYTGLILAGGYTCLTPALAADPTGDWRVADAVANIRVAQCNGSMWGAVSWEKQPGGRDEYNPDASKKTRPTLGMATLIDMKKKPGVDQWEGQVYNAKDGQLYSATITPVGTDQLEIKGCVMGFLCGGETWTRVAPPIPLSTANAMAKGAPKPTGAAPKAQGTTGGTTGGTTTGGTTVATAPAPAPAAPKTATTTAKPGQKNAADPVGDICLLPEIAGFAH
- the hpnO gene encoding aminobacteriohopanetriol synthase HpnO, which translates into the protein MHSPNPDMSQLFADRQAQRSTLHNRYLNEQFVRVLKTIGYDVGFQRGQGQYLYDREGARYLDLLSGFGVFAIGRNHPVMREALKSVLDADLPNLVQFDVSVLAGVLAERLLKYVPYLDKAFFANSGAECVEAAIKFARGATGRPGIVYCAHGYHGLTYGALSLTGDSNFRTGFEPLLPGCTSIPFNDLAALEKALASREVAAFVVEPIQGKGVNMPTDEFLPGAAALCKKYGTLFVADEIQTGMGRTGRFLAVEHWNVEPDMVLLSKSLSGGHVPVGAVLTRKSIFDKIFNQMDRAVVHGSTFSKNDLAMAAGIATLDVMESEKLIESAAKRGAELRLALTRMVPGYELMKEVRGKGLMIGVEFGPPKSLRLRASWNVLEAANKGLFCQLITVPLFKDHKILTQVAGHGSHTIKLLPPLTITEEDCGWIERAFDDVIAGSHKVPGAIWSLGKTLVDNAVRRSA
- a CDS encoding anti-sigma factor family protein, which encodes MTCDEAKILLHALLDNELDAGHAREVEAHIASCPDCAAEFAAQREMQRVLADTDLRYAAPASLRARIEASLPQPQRRQPTRRSVLRGFAMGSAVSALAASGVVAVVLRQDDQQRILSEVVSAHLRSLQAGHLIDVVSTDQHTVKPWFNGKLDVAPPVIDLTAQGFTLVGGRLDYIDARAIGAVVYKRRQHVINLFVSQTSNAEYRAPKTETMQGFNCRRWGNRGLNFWAVSDIGADELAEFVDKFEAAMKANVEG